In Embleya scabrispora, the DNA window CGACGACCTGTCCCGCGCGACCGAGGTGGGCACCACCTATGCGGTCAACTGGGTCACCGTGCAGGAGCGCGACGCGCGCACCACGTCGATCCGCAAGCAGTTCCAGAACACCGACATCACCCGCGGTCGCAAGATCGAGGGCATCTGGTGGGGCGACGGCGGCGCGTACGTGGTCTGCAGCTTCGCCCGCAAGGAGAGCCCGGGCACCGCGCACGACGGCCAGATCTGGTTCTACGACCCGCGTCGCGGCCGGCTGACCCTGAAGCTGCGCTTCGGCGTCAACGCCACGCCGGACGTGGACGGTCCGTTCGACGGCCCGGACAACATCAGCGTGTCGCCGCACGGCGGCGTGATCATCGCCGAGGACGGCGAGGGCGTGCAGCACCTGCTCGGCGCGACCGACGACGGCAAGACCTACCCGGTCGCCCGCAACGACGTGGACGGCGACAGCGAGTTCACCGGCCCGATCTTCTCCGAGGACGGCCGCACGCTGTTCGCGAACGTGCAGACCCCGGGCACCATGTACGCCATCCAGGGTCCCTGGAAGCGCTGCTGAGGCACGAAGTCGCCGGCCGTCGTCGCCGTCGAAGCCCACTTTTCGGCGTCCGCGCCCACCTTCGCGGTGGGGGCGGGCGCCGAAAGGCGTTCTCCGGGAAGCGTACGAGGCCACCGGGGGCGGGGTCTTCGATCGGGGGCTCGAAGACCCGCCCCGGGCCCGTCAGGCCAGGGCGCGACGGGCCACGGCGGGCTGCCGGGTGCCGTGGATGGAGGACACCATGTCGAGCACCTGGCGGGTCTCCGCGACCTGGTGCGCGCGGTACACCCGGGCCCCGAGCCACGCGCTGACCGCGGTCGTGGCCAAGGTGCCGAGCAGCCGCTCGTTCACCGGCTTGTCCAGCGTCTCGCCGACGAAGTCCTTGTTGGACAGCGAGACCAGGACCGGCCACCCGGTGTCGACCATCTCGCCGAGCCGGCGGGTGGCCTCCAGCGAATGCCGGGTGTTCTTGCCGAAGTCGTGCCCCGGGTCGATCAGGATCGCGTCCCGGCGCACGCCGAGCCGCGCGGCACGCTCGGCCAGGCCCACCGTGACGTCCAGGATGTCGGCCATCACGTCGACGTAGCCGATCCGGTGCGGCCGGGTGCGCGGCTGCGCCCGGCCGGCGTGCGTGCACACGATGCCCGCGTCGAATGTCGCGGCCACCTCGGCCAGCTTGGGGTCCACCCCGCCCCACGCGTCGTTGAGCAGGTCGGCGCCGGCGTCGCAGACCGCCTCGGCGACCTCGTGGCGCCAGGTGTCCACGCTGATCACCACGTCGGGGTGGCGGCGGCGCACCTCGGCCACGAAGGACACCGTCCGGCGGACCTCCTCCGTGACGTCCACCTCGGCCCCCGGACCGGCCTTCACGCCCCCGATGTCCACGATTCCCGCGCCCTCGTCGATCGCGCGGGCGACCGCGTCCAGGGCCGGTCGATCGTCGAACGTCGCGCCCTTGTCGAAAAACGAGTCCGGTGTCCGGTTGATGATCGCCATGATCACCAACTCGTCCCCCTCGAACTCCCGTCGTCCCAGCCTCAGCGTCGTCACCCCGTCGACCTCCGCCCACACCCTGCACGTGCCACCTGACCCCCTGATCGTGGCACGATCGTCCCGTGCGACGAGCCGGGGGCTTCCCGAAACGGCCCGGAGCCGACACCGTTCCAGCGCCTGCACCGCCGTCGAAGGGGAGCCGTCCGTGTTCTGGATCCAGCTTGTCGTGGTGATCGGGGTGGTCCTCGTGATCGCCGCGGTCGTGCTCGGGGCGGGTGGCTCCCTTCCGGACGCCTACCGCGAACAGCCCGAGCTGCGGATGCCCGGCGACCGCCCGCTCACCAGCGCCGACGTCGACCACATCCGCTTCCCGGTGGTCTTCCGGGGCTACCGGATGAGCGAGGTGGACCTGGTGCTGGACCGGCTCACCGGCGAACTCGCGGCGCGCGACGCACGCATCCTGGAACTCGAGTACAAGCTCGCCGGCACCACGCCGGTCGGCGTCGCGTCGGCGATGGCGGGCGTGACCGCCGCCGGGGCGAGCGCGTTCGGCGCGAGCGGGCACGCCCCCGCGCCGCGCGGCTCGGGCACCTCGCCGGCGAAGCCGGAGCGCACCGAGGCCGCGGGCTCGACAGCGGTCGACGCCGAGGCCGCCGAACCGGGGGGCGAACCGCTGGGCGAACCGGCCGTCGACGCGGACGAGACGTCGGAGTCGAACGCGGACGTGCCGGCCGCCGAGCCGGCCCCGGCCCCCGAGGCCGCCGTGGACGAGGCGAGCAACGAGGCGAAGGACCGGGCCGAGTTCGAGCCGGAGGACGGCGGGGCGAACAGGGACGACGAGGCGAAGGGCGACCCGAAGTCATGACCGCCGCCGCCCCCGTCGTCGGTGGTCCGGTCCCGGGACCGGACGGACTGCTGCGCTGCCCGTGGGGCGCCACCGGCCCCGACGACTACCGGCAGTACCACGACACCGAATGGGGCGTCGCGGTCCACGGTGAGGACCGGCTGTTCGAGCGGCTGTGTCTGGAGGCGTTCCAGTCCGGTTTGTCCTGGTTGACCATCCTGCGTCGGCGCGAGGGCTTTCGGGCCGCCTTCGCCGACTTCTCCATCGCGCGGGTGGCGGCCTTCGACGACACGGACCGCGCGCGGCTGCTCGCCGACGAGGGCATCATCCGCAATCGGGCCAAGATCGACGCCGCCATCGCCAACGCGCACGCGGCACAGGCCCTCCAGGGCGGCCTGGACGCCCTCGTGTGGTCCTTCGCACCTTCCGGCCGCCGGAAGGCCCCCAAGGCCCTCTCGGACGTCCCGGCGGTCACCGACGAGTCCACCGCCCTGGCCAAGGAGCTCAAGCGCAGGGGTTTCCGCTTCGTCGGCCCGACCACGGCCTACGCGATGATGCAGGCCTGCGGCCTGGTCAACGACCACCTGGAGGCCTGCGTCTCCCGCTGACCCGCCCCCGCCTCGACCCGGCGGGCGGCGTCCGCCCCGCCGGGTGGTGGGCGTCAGCGGCCGAGGAAGGTGGGCTTTTCCTTGGCGACGAAGGCGGCCACCGCGATGCGGTGGTCCTCGGAGGAGCCCGCCCGCAGTTGCAGTTCGTCCTCCTTGGCCAGGGTGTCGACCAGGGAGTGCGAGGCGCCGTAGGCGACCGATTCCTTGAGGGCGGCCAAGGCCACGGTCGGGCCCTCGGCGAGGCGGTGGGCCAGGTCGCGGGCGGTGTCGAGGACCTCGTCGGCCGGTACCACCCGGTGGGCCAGGCCCAGTTCCAGCGCCTCGGCGGCCTTGACCGTGCGGGGCAGCATCAGCAGTTCGATCGCCCGGGCCTGGCCGACCAGGCGCGGCAGCGTCCAGGACGCGCCCGAGTCGGCGGTCAGCGCGACCCCCGCGAAGGCGGTGTTGAAGCCGGCCGTGTCCGCCATGATCCGGAAGTCGCAGGCCCAGGCGATCGCCGCACCGGCCCCGGCGGCGACCCCGTTGACCGCCGCGACCACCGGCTTGGCCATCGTCGCCAGCGCCGTCACCAGCGGGTTGTAGTGCTCGCGCACGGTCGCGAAGGTGGCGTCGTGGCCGGTGTCCAGCTGACGGATGTGCGCCTTCAGGTCCTGGCCGGCGCAAAACGCCCGACCGCTGCCGGTCAACAGCACCGCCCGGACCGCCGGATCCTCGGCGGCGCGCAGGACCGCGTCGCGCAACGCGATCTTGGTCGGCTCGTCGAGCGAGTTCATCGCCTCGGGCCGGTTCAGCGTGACGGTCGCGACTCCGTCGGCGAGGTCGTACCGCACAATCTCGGCCTTGTCGGTCATGACTTGCCTCCACATCACATACATCGCCGCAGGTGGGATGTGCACAGCATGCCGGAAGCCGGATCCGGCCGGCGTCCCGCCCCTGACGGACCGTCAGCTGCATTTCCGAGCCGGGACGGACCATCTCATTCCGCGCCGTACGGACGGGGTCGGAGAGGTCGACGGGACCCGATGTTGCTCACCCCACCGTTCGATGCGGGATAATGGTCCCTGATCAATGCTCTCGAAGACCGGTGGCCGGTTTGAGCACCGGTGCGTCGATATGCAGGAAGGGGAACGAGCATGGCGGCCATGAAGCCGCGGACGGGCGACGGCCCGCTCGAGGTGACCAAGGAAGGGCGGGGCATCGTCATGCGCGTTCCGCTTGAGGGCGGTGGACGGCTCGTGGTCGAGCTGTCGGCCGATGAGGCCGGCGCCCTGAGCGAGGCGCTGAAGAACGCCGTGGGCTGACCCCCTGGGGCGACGCCCTCGACGAAAGTCGTGATGCGACGGCCCCGGCACGGACATGGAGACTCATGTTCGTACCGGGGCCGTCGGCATGTGCCCGGTCGGGCCGCACGTCGGCCCGGTCCGGCTCAGCCCCGGCGGGCCGCGCACAGCAGGCCGTCGCCGACCGGGAGCAGCGCCGGCACCAGCGACTCGTGCTCGCGGATCACCCGCAACACGTCGCGCACGGCGGCGGTCTCCGCGTCGCGGTGCGCCGGATCGGCCACCCGGTCGCGCAGCAGCGCGTTGTCGAAGCAGACCACGCCGCCGGGCCGCAACAACCGCAGCGCCTCGGCGAGGTAGTCCAGGTATTCGAGCTTGTCCCCGTCGCAGAACACCAGGTCGTAGCCGCCGTCGGCGAGCCGGGGCAGCACCTCCAGGGCCCGGCCCGGGATGAACCTGGCGCGCCCGCTGGGAAAGCCCGCCTCGGTGAAGGTCTCCTTGGCGAGCCGCTGGTTCTCGGGATCGGCGTCGACCGTGGTGAGCACCCCGTCGGAGCGCATGCCGCGCAGCAGGTAGAGGCCGGACACCCCGGTCCCGGTCCCGATCTCGGCGACCGCCTTGGCCTCGACCGCGGCGGCGAGGAAGCGCAGCGCGGCGCCGCCGCCGGGACCTATCGGGAGCACGCCGACTTCCCGGGCGCGGGCGCGGGCGCCCGCGAGGACGGCGTCCTCGCCGACGTACTCTTCCGCGAACGCCCAGCTCGCCTGGCGATTGCCGGAAATGGCTTCCTCCTCTGTCCCGGCCGCCCGTTCGCGCTCGAAACGGGTCGGCCACCTGAGCGCAAGCGTATTACCGAGGCGTCCCCCCACCACCCGGGGAGCGCCGCCCAACCGCCCACCCCACCCCGCCGCCCCCCACCCCACGGCGCGTCAGCGCCCCCGACAGTGGCCACCCACGCGATCGACGCGCGAAGCGCGGAGAGCGGCGGAGCCGCCGCTTGTTTCTTTGGGCTGGGCGACCCGGAGCGAAGCGGAGGGGCGCACAGCCGCGAGCGGGGTGCCGCTTTTCTGCGGAGGAGCGAAGCGGGGGAGCAGAAAAGCGGTGCCTCGCGAGCCGGCGCGAAGCGCCCAACAAGAAGCAACGCCGCGCCCACGACCGCGCCCACCCACCCGTCCCTCGCGCCTCGATCCCTCGCGCCTCGATCCCTCGCGCCTCGATCCCTCGCGCCTCGATCCCTCGCGCCTCGATCCCTCGCGCCTCGATCCCTCGCGCCTCGATCCCTCGCGCCTCGATCCCTCGCGCCTCGATCCCTCGCGCCTCGATCCCTCGCGCCTCGATCCCTCGCGCCTCGATCCCTCGCGCCTCGATCCCTCGCGCCTCGATCCCTCGCGCCTCGATCCCTCGCGCCTCGATCCCTCGCGCCTCGATCCCTCGCGCCCCGATCCCTCGCGCCCCGGTCCTCGCGCCTCGATCCCCGAGCCCCGTCCCTCGCGCCCCGACCCCCGCGCCCCGGCCCCCAACCGCCCGACCCCCGCGCCCCGACCCCCGAGCGCCCCACACGGGAACCCCCCGCGAATATGGTTCGTTGACCCCCACGGAAGACAGGTGAACACGAGGCTCGTGGTCTCGCGGCACCGGAGGTGGGGTCGGACCGGGGCTCGGCGCCCTTATCCGGGCTTAACAGGCAGGACGCTTATGGTGGTTGCGCTACTCGGAAGAGGAGGTGTGGCAGTGGTCGACCGTCGCGGGGAACAATCCTGTACTCGCGAGCCGTCGCCGATGCCGGATCACGTGGCCGAAGCCGCAAACGCAACCAGCAGCCCAGCCCAGGCCGAATGGGTCCCGCCGACGTGGGAGGACATCGTCCGCACCCACTCCGCGCGGGTGTATCGGCTCGCCTACCGCCTCAGTGGCAACCCGCACGACGCGGACGACATCACCCAAGAGGTGTTCGTCCGAGTGTTCCGATCGTTGTCGAGCTACACGCCCGGCACGTTCGAGGGTTGGCTGCACCGCATCACCACGAACCTTTTCCTCGACATGGTTCGGCGCCGTCAGCGCATCCGCTTCGAGGGTCTGGGCGACGACGCGGGCGAACGCCTCGCCGGTCGTGAGCTCTCGCCCGCGCAGGCATACGACGACGCCCACCTGGACGCGGATGTCCAGCAGGCGCTGGACGCGCTCGCGCCGGAGTTCCGCGCCGCGGTCGTACTGTGTGACATCGAGGGCCTGTCGTACGAGGAGATCGCCACCACGCTCGGAGTGAAACTCGGGACCGTGCGCAGCCGCATCCACCGCGGCCGGTCCCAGCTCCGTGCGGCGCTGCGGCATCGTGCTCCCCGGAACAAGGCAGGCCAGGAGACGGCTGCGGAGGTTCGGACCACGGTGCGGAGATGAGGGACCGTGAGCAGTGAGCCCGGCGACCGCTTGGGCAGGGGGGTAGTGAGTGCCACACGGCTGGGGCGCGCCGCGACCCGATGTGGGGCATGCGAGGTGGGCACATGAGCCACCCCGACGACAAGCTCGCCGCCTATGTTGACGGCGAACTGGGCCATGAGGCCCGCGAGAAGGTGCTGGCGCACCTCGCCGAATGCGCGGATTGCCGCGTGGAGGCCGAGGAGCAGCGCCAGGTGAAGCAGTTGCTCGGCAACGCGCGCCAACCCGGCCCCTCCGAGGACCTGATGGCGCGGCTGCTCGCGCTCGGGGAATCCGCCGAGGAGCCGCCCGCGCCGCCTGCGGGCGGCGATCGATTCATGTTCCCGGCCGCCGGGCGACCGACGGGCTCGACCCGCGCACGTTCGCGGTCGACCGGCCCGCGGGCGGGCCGGCCCGGCAACATGCCCGAGCGGGTGCGTCCGCCGGTGAGCCGGCGTCGGCTGACGTTCGCGGCGGCCGGCGCGTTCTCGATGATGGCCGTCGCGCTGAGCAGCGCCTTCGTGCCCGGCGGTACCAGCGGCGGCACCGAGGGCCGACCCGCGGCCCCGGCCGTCGAGCGCTACCTGGTGGAGCAGGCCGCGAGCACCACCGCGCTGCCTGCGGGCAAGTCGGCCAAACGCTCCGAGCCGGTGCTCGCGGGAGCGTCCCTGACCGTGCCGGTCGCCACGATCGAGGCCCGGCCCTAGGCCGCAGGCCGGTACACCCGACCCCGTGCGTCGATGCGCCGGGGCCGGGGCGCCCGCGCGGATCCGCGCGGGCGCGGTGCTTTCGGGCGGGTTCGCGTGCGGGAGGTGACGGGTATCCGCTGCCGCCGGGACGCCGGCGAGCGGCACGCGCAAGACTGTGGCCGGGCCGGAGAAGCAGCGGATGCCCCGGCACACCGGGAGCGGTAGGAAGGCACACGATGAGCGACGCATACGGCCGTGGGGGAGCGGAGCCGCCGCGAGGCGACGACGCGCCGGCCGGACCGGCACCCGAGCACGACCCCGGCGCGGAACCGGCGGCCTTCCCGCCCGGCGGCCCGCGGGTGTCGACCGACCCCGGAGAGGACACACCCGACGGCGCGGCTCCGGACCCTGCGGCTCCCGGCCGGGTGTCGCACGAGGAGCCGCCCACCGAGGTCCGACCGGTGTCGGGGGCCGAGGACTCCGGCGGGGACGACTCCCGGGCGTCGGATGCGGACGCCGAGTCGGCTCGACGGGATGCCGCCGGTGCGGGCTCGGCCGCGCCCGGTGGTTCGCACGCGGCGGGTGAGGATTTCGCCCGGTCG includes these proteins:
- a CDS encoding anti-sigma factor family protein, which translates into the protein MSHPDDKLAAYVDGELGHEAREKVLAHLAECADCRVEAEEQRQVKQLLGNARQPGPSEDLMARLLALGESAEEPPAPPAGGDRFMFPAAGRPTGSTRARSRSTGPRAGRPGNMPERVRPPVSRRRLTFAAAGAFSMMAVALSSAFVPGGTSGGTEGRPAAPAVERYLVEQAASTTALPAGKSAKRSEPVLAGASLTVPVATIEARP
- the folP gene encoding dihydropteroate synthase, producing the protein MAIINRTPDSFFDKGATFDDRPALDAVARAIDEGAGIVDIGGVKAGPGAEVDVTEEVRRTVSFVAEVRRRHPDVVISVDTWRHEVAEAVCDAGADLLNDAWGGVDPKLAEVAATFDAGIVCTHAGRAQPRTRPHRIGYVDVMADILDVTVGLAERAARLGVRRDAILIDPGHDFGKNTRHSLEATRRLGEMVDTGWPVLVSLSNKDFVGETLDKPVNERLLGTLATTAVSAWLGARVYRAHQVAETRQVLDMVSSIHGTRQPAVARRALA
- the sigE gene encoding RNA polymerase sigma factor SigE, producing the protein MPDHVAEAANATSSPAQAEWVPPTWEDIVRTHSARVYRLAYRLSGNPHDADDITQEVFVRVFRSLSSYTPGTFEGWLHRITTNLFLDMVRRRQRIRFEGLGDDAGERLAGRELSPAQAYDDAHLDADVQQALDALAPEFRAAVVLCDIEGLSYEEIATTLGVKLGTVRSRIHRGRSQLRAALRHRAPRNKAGQETAAEVRTTVRR
- a CDS encoding DivIVA domain-containing protein, giving the protein MFWIQLVVVIGVVLVIAAVVLGAGGSLPDAYREQPELRMPGDRPLTSADVDHIRFPVVFRGYRMSEVDLVLDRLTGELAARDARILELEYKLAGTTPVGVASAMAGVTAAGASAFGASGHAPAPRGSGTSPAKPERTEAAGSTAVDAEAAEPGGEPLGEPAVDADETSESNADVPAAEPAPAPEAAVDEASNEAKDRAEFEPEDGGANRDDEAKGDPKS
- a CDS encoding O-methyltransferase, with the translated sequence MSGNRQASWAFAEEYVGEDAVLAGARARAREVGVLPIGPGGGAALRFLAAAVEAKAVAEIGTGTGVSGLYLLRGMRSDGVLTTVDADPENQRLAKETFTEAGFPSGRARFIPGRALEVLPRLADGGYDLVFCDGDKLEYLDYLAEALRLLRPGGVVCFDNALLRDRVADPAHRDAETAAVRDVLRVIREHESLVPALLPVGDGLLCAARRG
- a CDS encoding enoyl-CoA hydratase/isomerase family protein, which encodes MTDKAEIVRYDLADGVATVTLNRPEAMNSLDEPTKIALRDAVLRAAEDPAVRAVLLTGSGRAFCAGQDLKAHIRQLDTGHDATFATVREHYNPLVTALATMAKPVVAAVNGVAAGAGAAIAWACDFRIMADTAGFNTAFAGVALTADSGASWTLPRLVGQARAIELLMLPRTVKAAEALELGLAHRVVPADEVLDTARDLAHRLAEGPTVALAALKESVAYGASHSLVDTLAKEDELQLRAGSSEDHRIAVAAFVAKEKPTFLGR
- a CDS encoding DUF3117 domain-containing protein; its protein translation is MAAMKPRTGDGPLEVTKEGRGIVMRVPLEGGGRLVVELSADEAGALSEALKNAVG
- a CDS encoding DNA-3-methyladenine glycosylase I, yielding MTAAAPVVGGPVPGPDGLLRCPWGATGPDDYRQYHDTEWGVAVHGEDRLFERLCLEAFQSGLSWLTILRRREGFRAAFADFSIARVAAFDDTDRARLLADEGIIRNRAKIDAAIANAHAAQALQGGLDALVWSFAPSGRRKAPKALSDVPAVTDESTALAKELKRRGFRFVGPTTAYAMMQACGLVNDHLEACVSR